The genomic window ACCGGCTTCGGCCCCAACGATCTTCGGGTGCGGATGGCCGCGGCGACCGCGGTCTGGGGCTGCGTGGCAGCCCTCGACCATTGGGCCGGAAAGGATTTCGCCGGACCACTGAAGGACGTCTACACCCAGGCCATCGGCTCGATCATCGACCAGATCGAGGTCATGTTCCGATAGTCACCCGGTCCACGCGCGACCCGCGCTTCGGCAGCCACCAATTCCACCGACCGAACAATCGCATGAACGCGGGGACAAGCACCAACCGCACCAGAACGGCGTCGATCGCGATGGCGACGGCCAGCGCGAACCCGATCTGCTTCAGCTCCAACACATCCGCGGTCACGAAGCTGGCGAAGACGGCAACCATGATGGCGGCCGCCGCGCTGATCGGCCGGGCCGTGCGCTGTAATCCATCGGCGACGGCCGCCGCGTTGTCGTGGTTGGCATCCCAGTGTTCCTTCATGCGGCGGATGAGGAACACCTCGTAATCCATTGACAGGCCGAACAACACCGCGAACACCAGCATCGGCAGATAGATCTGCAAGAACCCGCTGCTGTGGAAGCCGAGTGCGGATTCGCCGATGCCGTGCTGGAAGACCGCGACGGTAATGCCAAGTGCCGCACCGGTGGCCAGCAGATTCAGCACGATCGCCTTGACCGCCAGCACGATGCTGCGGAACGCGACGACGAGGAAGGCGAGCGAAACGGCCAGCACCAGGGTGATCACCCAAGGGAATCGGCTGGTAATCCGTTGGGACACATCGACGAACAACGCCGTCGTGCCGCCGATCCGCACCTCGGCGTCGCCGAGAGACGAGGCGCGGGAACGGATATCGGAAACCAGGTCGGTGGCGGCGGTCGACCCGAACGACGCGTGCGGGACGACGGCCGCGAACATCCGGCCGTCCGCGTACTGCGGCAGCACGGTGGCGATCCGGGGATCGCGGGACAGTTCGGCGATGAACCGGTCGGCCTCGTCGCGTGCGGCGCTGGTCAACGGTGCCGCGTCGGTGCCGGTCGCGACCACCTCGATCGGGGCAAGCAGACCCGGGACGAAGTTCTGTTCGACCAGGGTGATCGCCTGTCCGGACGGGCGGCCGGTGAGCGAGTCGAGCCCGAGATCGACGCCGTAGCGCAGACCGGTGAGCGGGGCCGCCGCCACGACCAACAGCGCCACCCCGATCGTGCCGAACAGCACCGGCCGCGCCATCACCGTGTGTGCCCATCGTGCCCAGGCACTCGACGCCGACACCGAGCGCACCTCCGCCGGACGCAGCCGCTCGGGTAGGGCGCCGCGATTCACCGCCGGGCCGAGCGTCGCGAGCACAGCGGGCAGCAGGGTGAAGGCCGCGGTCATGGTCGCGACCACCGCGGTGACCACCCCGACGGCGATCCCGTTCAACATCGGCAGCCCCACGATGGCCAGCGAGCACAGCGAGATCATCACGATGAGACCGGAGGCGAGGACGGTGCGGCCGGTGGTGTCCATCGCCGCGCCGACGGCCTGCTGAATACCGCCGCGGTCCCGGCGGTTTCGCACGCCACGCCGGGTCAGCTCCTCGTTGAAGCGGCTCACGATGAACATCGCGTAGTCGATCGCGGTACCGGTGGCGATCATGGTCGCCACCGAGAGCACCAGCGAGTCGAACGCGAGGAAGGAGGTCAGGCCGAACAGTGCGCCGATGGCGACCGCGATGCCCGCCGCGGTGACGGTGATGGGTAGCAGTGCGGCGGTCAGCGCGCCGAGCGCCAGCACCAGCAGCACCGTCGCCACCGGGATGCCGAGGGCTTCGGCGCGCTGTAGGTCGGCGGTCTCGATCTCCATCAGATCGGCTTGGATCGGTGCATAACCGGTGAGCATGGCCTGGGTACCCTCGCCGGGCGCGGTTGCGATGGCGGTCCGCAATTCCTGCACGACCCGCACGCGTTCGGAGATGTCGCCGTTGAGGCCGACGATGCCGAAGGCAGTGTGCCGATCGGCGGATATCTGGGCCGCATTGCCGTCGAAGGGCCCGATCGCACCGGCGACGCCCGTCGTCTGCCGGGCGATGCCGATGGTCCGATCGATGGTCGCGCGGTACTCCGGCGTGTCGACGGTGTGCTGCGCCGAGTGGAAGACGATCAGGTCCTGTTCGCTGCCGAAGCGGGAGAAGTGTTCCGCGACAAGGTGTTCGACCGCGACCGAATCGGATCCCGGTACCGAGTAGTCGGGTGTCCCGAGTCGGTCGTGCAGCGCGGGGTAAGCCGCGCCGCACGCCACCACGAGCAATAGCCAGACACCGAGCACGATCTTGCGGTGCTTCGCCATGGCGATACCCCACCGCCCGGCGGCGCCCCACCGCGGTTCGGGACGGGGCGGTTGCGGCCGTTCGAGGATGGTGGATTGTGCCATCGCCCCTCCATGGGCTCGATATCTGACAGTCACTATCAGGTTCTGTCGGCAAGCATACGAATACCGATGGAAAGTTTGCAAGGGACTGTCAGATATCGGCGGAGCCGAGCACGAAGGCGGGCCGAAGTCAGTTGTCGGCGTGCCGCTTCTTCCGGGAGCCATGGGTGCGTCGTGACGGCTTGGTCGTCCCACGGTTCACCTCCGGCGTGCTGGCCGGGGGCTCGGGTGGGTCGACACCCTGGGCGGTGGTGAGGGCGACGACCTGGATTTGCTCGAGCCGCAGGCCGAGGCCGGCGAGCCGGGCGATCACGCCGAGGCGGTGCTCCGGCAGGCCGGGCCGAATGGGCAGGGGAGTCCGGCCGGGTCGCCGCAGCACATAACCGCGGCTGTCCGGGTCGAACTCGATCGGCGCGCCGTCCCGGATGGCCCGGTAGGCGTCCAGGTCGAGATCGTTGTGCCGGATCGGATCGATCAGCAACGCATCAATCAGCCGTTCGGCATGCGCCAGCCGCATATCCCGCTCGTAGGGCTCGAGGGATTCCACCTGCCGGGCGACCCGCCACCGATAGTCGTCGGCTGCGGCGCGCAGCAGGTACCGATGCCGCTCGACCTCAGCCGCCAGCTCGACCAGCCGCTCGAGGTTGTCCCACATCGGGTCGCGCGGGTCGGGCATCGAAGCTGGGACGTCAGGCATTGTGCCTCCTCGGTCGAGTTGCCAATTACGTTGGGCAACAACTCGATCGACGTCCGACCTGGTTTCTATTGTGCCGTAGGGGTACGACAGGTTTCGGTAGGCTGTGCCGCACGGTGGTAATGCGGCACAGCCGGTTTATCAGTAGCCGACGGTGAAACGGCGTTGGATATGGCGCGGCTGTTCGGCTTCGTCGATCAGGGCGACCGCGACGTCCTCGGCGGAAATATCGCCCGCGCCGTCCGCGGGAACGAGCAGCTGATCGCCGCCGATCCGGAAGCGCCCCGTGCGCTCGCCCGGCTCGATCCGGCCCGCGGAGGGACTGAGATAGGTCCAGTGGCGATTGGACAACCGGTAGACGTTCAAGGCATCCCGCAGTGCCCGCACCACTTCGGCGTATTCGGCGGGAACCTCGAGCACCTCGGTGAGGGTGCGGGTGAAGTCCGCGCCGGTATCGACCAGTTGCACCCCGGGTGCGACCTCCAGGCTGCCCGCACCGCCGACGGTGATCACCCGGATGCGCGGATGCCGTTCGAGCGCGCTGACCATCGCCTGCGCTCCGACGACGAAATTCTCTGCGTTGGCGATGGTATCGGCGATGCCGTGCCCGGCGTTGACCGCGCTGATCACCACGTCGAGGCCGGTGATGGCCGCCGCGATGCTGTCGGCGTCGAGCCAGTCGGCCACTTTCCAGGTGACGGTCCCTCGGTCGGCGGGGAACCGCGCGGCGGCACGGGTGAATGCGGTAACCCGATGCCCTCGCTGCTGTGCTTCGGCGACGACGCGAGCGCCGATGACACCTGTCGCCCCGAAAATCCCGATCTCCACGATCACTCCCTAAACGCTGTTCATTTACTACACGCCGTTCAGTATCGGCACGGCTGATAGTAGCCAAACGCTGTAGAGTGTCAAACCGTGGTGGAGGTCGCGAAGAGTCGCAGGGAGCGTCTGCGCGAGCAGGCCGCAGCGGATATCAAGGCGATTGCGCTGCGGTTATTGGCCGAAGGAGGCCCCGATGCGATCTCGTTGCGCGCCATCGCCCGGGATATGGGGATGACGGCGGGCGCCATCTACGGCTACTACGCCACCCGCGACGAGCTCATCTCCACGCTCATCTCCGACGTCTACACCGCCCTGGTGGACCGGCTCGAAGCGGCCCGCGACGCGATCCCCGCCGACGACCCCGCCGGTCGCATCGTGGCGTGGGGCGAGGGCGTGCGCGACTGGGCGGTCACCCATCCCGCGGAATTCCGGCTCATCTACGGCGACCCGGTACCGGGCTACCAGCCTCCGCCGGGCGGACCGGCCACCGCCGCCGAATTGCGTGCCTGCACCGGCCTCGTCGGGCTGGCCGCTGCCGCGTGGCCGTATGCCGAAAAGAGCCAATCCTCCAGCGGCACAACGTGGTCCGATTTCGACGTGGGCCTCGTCGAGCACGTCCGCGCGGACTTCCCCGACCTCCCGCCCTCGGCCCTCGGGCTGGCGCTGCGCATGTGGGGTCGCATGCACGGCCTGATCGCGCTCGAGGTCTACGGCCACCTGGTGCCCCAATCCCGGGATCCCGCAAAGCTTTTCCGCATCGAGATGCTCGATCTGGTCCGCTCACTCGGGCTGTAGGTATACCGAATGGGCCTCGCCGACACCCCTCCGCTGCTGTTGTCTGGATGATTGCTAGCCGTCTGATATCAGTGCGTCAGACCCCGAGATAGCCGATGGTCGCCGCGAACATGATGCCGGTGAACAGCGGCCAGAAGAGCAGTTTGGGCAGCAGGTTGTCGCGCCAGGCGATGAGCTTGCCGAACGCGCCCGAGAGCAGCACCGTGGCGTTGAGGGCGACCAGCAAGGTCATCACATACAGGGTGAAGTACCAGTATTCGATGTAGGCGATGCCCGCGGACCCGATCTCCTGTCGGGCCGCGTTGTCGTTGACCGCGACGACCAGCACCGTGGAAACGGAGAAGGTGATGATCGCGAAGGCGGTGAACCCGGAGATCGGTCGCCGATCCGGGTCGGTGGTGATGACGAACAGCGACAGGAACATCAGCACCGCCAGCAGCATGACCGGGACGATCCGGCCGATCAGCGGGCCGAGCAGGCCGCGGCTGACGCCGACGTTGAAGTACAACTCGTCGGTGTTGGCCAGCCCGGGATGGTCCAGCATGCTGTAGTCCTGGCGGTTCAGGCTGAAGACCGTGTAATCGGGGCGCCAGTCACCGAAGACGAGGCCGGGGTCCAAGCCGTTGAGCGCGTGCCCACGCCACGGCGGGAACGAGTCGAAGGCGGGCACCAACTGGACCAGATGGGTCATGTCGACCGGGCGCATCCGCAGCCAGATGTCCTGGTGGTCGAGCGGATAGTCCTCGTAGTGGAACTGCTGGCGAATGACGGTCGAGAACGACCAGACCAGCACCCGGTTCTCGCCGAGCGGATACTCGAAGACCTTCTTGAGGCAGTGCGGGTCCTCGGCCTCGAGCAGCAGCACCCCCGGTTGGATCTCCGCCGGAAAGCCCGGCGGTATGTGCTGCCAGATGTGGCCGGTGGCCTTGACATTGTGCGCGTTGATGAACTGGAGCGAGTTCAGCAGCACGCCGGTCGAGAGCCGAGGGACGACGCGATCCTGCGGCAGGTGCGGCGTCACCGCCTTCTCCACCTCGGCGTAATTCGAGACGGTGGTACCGATCTCCGCGATCGGCGCGTGGCTGCTCCCGGCGTGCGTCCAGGAGTAGACGGTGCCGAAGGCGAACAGCAGTGACACGCCGAATGCGCCGAGCCACAGCAGCGGCTGCCACTTGTGCGCCCGGCGTGGGATCACATCTCTGATCGGCACAGGCAGGAGATTAGCTCGAGGTTAACCAGTTGCCGGTGTTTCGCCTCGTCGCGCGTGCATGTCGTGCCCGGGTTGGCTGATGTGTCCGATTTCACCTCAGATGCTAATGAAAATCATTATCGATAGTCTACGATGCTCTTATGGCTTTGCCTCGGATCGGGATATGTGCTGCCGCAATGGCATTCGTAATCCGCACCACGACATCGGAGTTCTATGAGTAACGCACTACACATTCTCACTCGCACCGATCTGGCCGACATCGACATTCCGCCCGCCGAGGTCATCGATCTGGTCGAGGACGGCTACCTGGCCTTCGCGCGCGGCGACTCCCGCTGTCCGGTGAAACTGATGATGCCGATCCCGAAGCCGGAACGCGACGCGGTGTCGTATTCGATGCTGGGTTACGACAGTTCGCTCGAGCACCTGGGATTCAAGACGTCCTACCGGCAGGGCAGCGAGAGTGCGGACAAGTACTACACGACGATCAGCCTGTACGACGACACCACCGGTCTGCCGTTCGCGTTCATGGACTGCCAGCGCGTCGGCGCCGCCCGTACCCCGGCCACCACCGCCATCATCGCGAAACACAGTGCCCGCGCGGGCGCGACGAGCGCACTCATGATCGGCACGGGCATTCAGGGGCGAAACACGTTGCCGTACTTGCTGACCGCGCTACCGGAGTTGCGGCAACTGCGGTTGTTCGGAACCCACCCCGACGGCATCGCGGAAAGTATTGGGGCGCTGCACCGCTGGTTCCCGGACCGGCAGCTCGAGCTCGTCGACGATGTGCCATCGGCGGTCGCCGAGTCCGACATCGTGGTGGTGGCGTCCGGCCGGGCCGCGCATCCCAAGGTACGAACCGAATGGCTGCCGCGGGGTGGGTTGCT from Nocardia iowensis includes these protein-coding regions:
- a CDS encoding MMPL family transporter, with product MAQSTILERPQPPRPEPRWGAAGRWGIAMAKHRKIVLGVWLLLVVACGAAYPALHDRLGTPDYSVPGSDSVAVEHLVAEHFSRFGSEQDLIVFHSAQHTVDTPEYRATIDRTIGIARQTTGVAGAIGPFDGNAAQISADRHTAFGIVGLNGDISERVRVVQELRTAIATAPGEGTQAMLTGYAPIQADLMEIETADLQRAEALGIPVATVLLVLALGALTAALLPITVTAAGIAVAIGALFGLTSFLAFDSLVLSVATMIATGTAIDYAMFIVSRFNEELTRRGVRNRRDRGGIQQAVGAAMDTTGRTVLASGLIVMISLCSLAIVGLPMLNGIAVGVVTAVVATMTAAFTLLPAVLATLGPAVNRGALPERLRPAEVRSVSASSAWARWAHTVMARPVLFGTIGVALLVVAAAPLTGLRYGVDLGLDSLTGRPSGQAITLVEQNFVPGLLAPIEVVATGTDAAPLTSAARDEADRFIAELSRDPRIATVLPQYADGRMFAAVVPHASFGSTAATDLVSDIRSRASSLGDAEVRIGGTTALFVDVSQRITSRFPWVITLVLAVSLAFLVVAFRSIVLAVKAIVLNLLATGAALGITVAVFQHGIGESALGFHSSGFLQIYLPMLVFAVLFGLSMDYEVFLIRRMKEHWDANHDNAAAVADGLQRTARPISAAAAIMVAVFASFVTADVLELKQIGFALAVAIAIDAVLVRLVLVPAFMRLFGRWNWWLPKRGSRVDRVTIGT
- a CDS encoding TetR/AcrR family transcriptional regulator gives rise to the protein MVEVAKSRRERLREQAAADIKAIALRLLAEGGPDAISLRAIARDMGMTAGAIYGYYATRDELISTLISDVYTALVDRLEAARDAIPADDPAGRIVAWGEGVRDWAVTHPAEFRLIYGDPVPGYQPPPGGPATAAELRACTGLVGLAAAAWPYAEKSQSSSGTTWSDFDVGLVEHVRADFPDLPPSALGLALRMWGRMHGLIALEVYGHLVPQSRDPAKLFRIEMLDLVRSLGL
- a CDS encoding ornithine cyclodeaminase, with amino-acid sequence MSNALHILTRTDLADIDIPPAEVIDLVEDGYLAFARGDSRCPVKLMMPIPKPERDAVSYSMLGYDSSLEHLGFKTSYRQGSESADKYYTTISLYDDTTGLPFAFMDCQRVGAARTPATTAIIAKHSARAGATSALMIGTGIQGRNTLPYLLTALPELRQLRLFGTHPDGIAESIGALHRWFPDRQLELVDDVPSAVAESDIVVVASGRAAHPKVRTEWLPRGGLLISVASKGVESGALRAADYAIATSAGQLGVTGSRLAGPDGQPVIDAELPDIVAGRALGRSTEDDRVFAFASGMIITDIPVAHALATRAVAAGRGQRVQLWS
- a CDS encoding NAD(P)-dependent oxidoreductase, encoding MEIGIFGATGVIGARVVAEAQQRGHRVTAFTRAAARFPADRGTVTWKVADWLDADSIAAAITGLDVVISAVNAGHGIADTIANAENFVVGAQAMVSALERHPRIRVITVGGAGSLEVAPGVQLVDTGADFTRTLTEVLEVPAEYAEVVRALRDALNVYRLSNRHWTYLSPSAGRIEPGERTGRFRIGGDQLLVPADGAGDISAEDVAVALIDEAEQPRHIQRRFTVGY